In Burkholderia sp. NRF60-BP8, a single window of DNA contains:
- a CDS encoding 2-hydroxy-3-oxopropionate reductase, with protein MATIGFIGLGIMGAHMARNLLKGDHQLVVNGAFPIPDDLRGSAKVVANSTEVAQHADIIISMVPDTPDVRNVLFADDGVAKGLTAGKLVIDMSSISPLDTQAFAKQINALGCDYLDAPVSGGEVGAREATLTIMVGGPEKAFERAKPLFEKMGKNITLVGDNGAGQTCKVANQIIVALNIEAVGEALLFAARSGADPERVRQALMGGFAASRILEVHGARMTKRTFDPGFRIELHQKDLNLALDGARKLGLALPHTASAQQLFSVCASHGGKAWDHSALVRALEIMSNFEIEKTQG; from the coding sequence ATGGCAACCATCGGTTTCATCGGCCTCGGCATCATGGGCGCGCACATGGCGCGCAACCTGCTCAAGGGCGATCATCAGCTCGTCGTGAACGGTGCGTTCCCGATTCCGGACGACCTGCGCGGCAGCGCGAAGGTCGTCGCGAACTCGACCGAAGTCGCGCAGCACGCGGACATCATCATCTCGATGGTGCCGGACACGCCCGACGTGCGTAACGTGCTGTTCGCCGACGACGGCGTCGCGAAGGGCCTGACGGCCGGCAAGCTCGTGATCGACATGAGCTCGATCTCGCCGCTCGACACGCAGGCCTTCGCGAAGCAGATCAACGCGCTCGGCTGCGACTACCTCGACGCACCGGTGTCCGGCGGCGAAGTCGGCGCACGCGAAGCGACGCTGACGATCATGGTCGGCGGCCCGGAAAAGGCGTTCGAGCGCGCGAAGCCGCTGTTCGAGAAGATGGGCAAGAACATCACGCTCGTCGGCGACAACGGTGCCGGCCAGACCTGCAAGGTCGCGAACCAGATCATCGTCGCGCTGAACATCGAGGCGGTCGGCGAAGCGCTGCTGTTCGCCGCCCGTTCGGGCGCCGATCCGGAGCGCGTGCGCCAGGCGCTGATGGGCGGGTTCGCCGCGTCGCGCATCCTCGAAGTGCACGGTGCGCGGATGACCAAGCGCACGTTCGATCCGGGTTTCCGCATCGAGCTGCACCAGAAGGACCTGAACCTCGCGCTCGACGGCGCGCGCAAGCTCGGCCTCGCGCTGCCGCACACGGCCAGCGCGCAGCAGCTGTTCAGCGTGTGCGCATCGCACGGCGGCAAGGCATGGGACCACTCGGCCCTCGTGCGCGCGCTCGAGATCATGTCGAATTTCGAGATCGAGAAGACGCAGGGCTGA